The following are encoded together in the Dyella terrae genome:
- the hemN gene encoding oxygen-independent coproporphyrinogen III oxidase: MRTNIIVPEFDPALVARYDVPGPRYTSYPTAPQFHTGFDEAAFRAAAIASNETPSPQPLSLYVHVPFCFSPCFYCGCTRIITRDVTRADHYLDVLRREIALTGSLFDRGRPLLQLHLGGGTPNFLDAPRMARLVAALEGHFSYRRDGIREYGIEIDPRYADGRYVRDLAALGFNRLSVGIQDFDPDVQAAVNRIQSVEQTREVIDAARDAGYGSVSVDLIYGLPRQTLDGFQRTLEQVIALAPDRVAVYGYAHLPHLFKAQHQIDDEDLPDSSTRLALFGVAFRMLCEAGYVYVGMDHFARADDELVRAQRAGTLQRNFQGYSTHGDCDIVGLGVSAISRVGDTYSQNARDLLGYEAALASGRLPVSRGIRLSDDDQLRRAVIGELMCHGQIDMQRFMEGKGFRFGDAFASELERLDQCVDDGLVELDANVIRVTPRGRLLLRNVAMCFDAYLSRALDAPRYSRTI, translated from the coding sequence ATGCGCACGAACATCATCGTTCCGGAATTCGATCCCGCACTCGTTGCCCGTTACGATGTGCCCGGCCCTCGTTACACAAGCTATCCGACGGCGCCGCAGTTCCACACGGGCTTTGATGAGGCCGCATTTCGTGCGGCAGCCATCGCATCCAACGAAACACCGTCGCCGCAGCCGTTGTCGCTTTACGTGCATGTGCCGTTCTGTTTCAGCCCGTGCTTCTACTGTGGCTGCACCCGCATTATCACGCGCGACGTCACCCGCGCTGACCATTATCTCGACGTACTGCGGCGTGAGATCGCCCTCACGGGTTCGCTGTTCGATCGTGGACGCCCCTTGCTGCAGCTTCATCTCGGCGGTGGTACGCCGAACTTCCTCGATGCGCCTCGCATGGCGCGGCTGGTGGCTGCTCTCGAAGGACACTTCTCTTATCGCCGGGATGGTATTCGGGAATACGGTATCGAGATCGACCCGCGCTATGCGGATGGCCGCTATGTGCGTGATCTGGCCGCGCTTGGATTCAATCGTCTGTCGGTAGGTATCCAGGATTTCGATCCCGACGTGCAGGCGGCGGTCAATCGCATCCAGAGCGTAGAGCAGACGCGCGAGGTGATCGATGCGGCACGTGACGCCGGCTACGGCTCGGTCAGCGTGGACCTGATCTATGGGTTGCCGCGCCAGACGCTCGATGGTTTCCAGCGCACGCTGGAGCAGGTCATCGCGTTGGCGCCAGACCGTGTGGCGGTCTACGGCTACGCCCATCTGCCGCATCTGTTCAAAGCGCAGCACCAGATCGACGACGAGGATCTACCCGATTCATCGACGCGCCTGGCTTTGTTCGGCGTCGCTTTCCGGATGCTGTGCGAGGCCGGCTACGTCTACGTCGGCATGGATCACTTCGCCCGTGCCGATGACGAACTGGTTCGTGCACAGCGGGCCGGCACGTTGCAGCGCAACTTCCAGGGCTACTCCACCCATGGCGACTGCGACATCGTGGGTCTTGGCGTGAGCGCGATCAGCCGTGTTGGCGACACCTACAGTCAGAACGCACGTGATCTCCTGGGCTATGAAGCAGCGCTCGCTTCGGGGCGCCTACCGGTCAGTCGCGGCATTCGCTTAAGCGACGACGATCAGTTGCGTCGGGCCGTCATCGGGGAGCTGATGTGTCACGGCCAGATCGACATGCAGCGTTTCATGGAAGGGAAGGGCTTTCGGTTCGGCGACGCTTTCGCCTCTGAACTCGAGCGACTGGACCAGTGTGTCGACGATGGGCTCGTCGAGCTGGATGCGAATGTCATTCGCGTCACACCGCGTGGCCGGCTACTGCTGCGCAACGTTGCGATGTGCTTCGACGCCTACCTCAGCAGAGCGTTGGATGCACCGCGTTACTCTCGCACGATATGA
- the hppD gene encoding 4-hydroxyphenylpyruvate dioxygenase, protein MSAHPNLGMQVTTFENPMGINGFEFVEFAAPAGRSHELHTLFKSMGFSAVLKHKSRAITVYRQGGVNLLVNEDPDSFAAEFAEAHGPCAAGFAIRFEKPAKDVYGVVLGNGGEAVSEKALASRAVNAPAVKGIGDCMLYLIDRYGDNGSIYEGDYEPIAGADQNPKGFGLTFIDHLTHNLYFGNMQKWSDYYERLFNFREIRYFDIKGAKTGLVSKAMTAPDGIVRIPLNESSDPKSQINEYLDAYHGEGIQHIALFTDNIYDTVEAMREKGVEFLDTPDSYFDVIDMRIPNNGEDVPRLAKNKILIDADPETKQRKLLQIFTQNNIGPIFFEIIQRKGNEGFGEGNFQALFESIERDQMKRGVL, encoded by the coding sequence ATGAGCGCGCACCCCAATCTTGGCATGCAGGTCACCACCTTCGAAAACCCCATGGGCATCAACGGATTCGAATTCGTCGAATTCGCTGCCCCGGCCGGTCGCAGCCACGAGCTGCATACCCTGTTCAAGAGCATGGGCTTCAGCGCGGTGCTCAAGCACAAGTCGCGCGCGATCACGGTCTACCGCCAGGGCGGTGTGAACCTGCTGGTCAACGAAGATCCCGACTCCTTTGCGGCTGAATTCGCCGAGGCCCATGGCCCGTGCGCAGCGGGTTTCGCGATCCGTTTCGAGAAGCCGGCGAAGGACGTCTATGGCGTCGTGCTCGGCAATGGCGGTGAAGCCGTGAGCGAAAAGGCGCTTGCCAGCCGTGCAGTGAACGCGCCGGCGGTGAAGGGCATCGGCGATTGCATGCTGTACCTGATCGACCGTTATGGTGACAACGGCAGCATCTACGAAGGCGACTACGAGCCGATCGCAGGCGCCGACCAGAATCCGAAGGGTTTTGGCCTCACCTTCATCGATCACCTCACTCACAACCTCTACTTCGGCAACATGCAGAAGTGGTCCGACTACTACGAGCGCTTGTTCAACTTCCGCGAGATCCGCTACTTCGACATCAAGGGTGCCAAGACGGGTCTGGTGTCGAAGGCGATGACCGCACCGGACGGCATCGTGCGCATTCCGCTTAACGAGTCGAGTGATCCGAAGTCGCAGATCAACGAGTATCTCGACGCGTACCACGGCGAAGGTATCCAGCACATCGCCCTGTTCACCGACAACATCTACGACACGGTGGAAGCGATGCGCGAGAAGGGTGTGGAGTTCCTCGACACGCCGGACTCGTATTTCGACGTGATCGACATGCGCATTCCGAACAACGGCGAAGACGTGCCGCGCTTGGCGAAGAACAAGATCCTGATCGATGCCGATCCGGAGACCAAGCAGCGCAAGCTGCTGCAGATTTTCACGCAGAACAACATCGGCCCGATCTTCTTCGAGATCATCCAGCGCAAGGGCAACGAGGGTTTCGGCGAAGGCAACTTCCAGGCGCTGTTCGAATCGATCGAACGCGATCAGATGAAGCGCGGCGTGCTGTAA
- a CDS encoding fumarylacetoacetate hydrolase family protein, giving the protein MKLGSLKEGGRDGTLVVVNRALTQAVKATGIAPTLQSALDDWSSAAPRLNALYEELNAGTANGAFALDMTALAAPLPRAYEFVDGSAYLPHVERVRRARGAEVPESFYVDPLMYQATSAGFLGPRDPVVVPSEDYGIDLEAEVVVITDDVPMAVTPAQAAAHIQLVGLVNDVSLRNLIPGELAKGFGFLQSKPRSALSPVFVTPDELGDAWQDEKLHLPMRTWLNGQWFGEAECGVDMQFNFAQLVAHAAKSRPLTAGTIVGSGTIANEDTSKGASCLAEQRTVETLRDGKPSTPFLSFGNSLRIDVTDTSGVSIFGAIEQTIAPLKK; this is encoded by the coding sequence ATGAAACTGGGTTCACTGAAGGAAGGCGGCCGCGACGGCACCTTGGTTGTCGTCAATCGCGCGCTGACGCAGGCGGTCAAGGCCACCGGCATTGCGCCGACGCTGCAATCAGCGCTGGACGACTGGTCGAGCGCGGCGCCGCGTCTCAACGCGCTGTACGAGGAACTGAACGCAGGCACCGCGAATGGCGCGTTCGCCCTCGACATGACCGCACTGGCCGCGCCGCTGCCGCGCGCCTATGAATTCGTCGACGGTAGCGCCTACCTGCCGCACGTGGAGCGCGTGCGTCGTGCGCGCGGTGCGGAAGTGCCGGAGTCTTTTTATGTCGATCCGCTGATGTATCAGGCGACCAGCGCCGGCTTCCTTGGTCCCCGTGATCCGGTGGTGGTGCCGAGCGAGGACTACGGCATCGATCTGGAAGCCGAGGTGGTAGTGATCACCGACGACGTGCCGATGGCGGTGACGCCGGCGCAGGCGGCTGCGCACATCCAGCTGGTTGGCCTGGTCAACGACGTCTCGCTGCGTAACCTGATTCCGGGCGAACTCGCCAAGGGTTTCGGCTTCCTGCAGTCCAAGCCGCGCTCCGCACTGTCGCCGGTGTTTGTGACGCCGGACGAACTGGGCGATGCGTGGCAGGATGAAAAGCTGCATTTGCCCATGCGCACCTGGCTCAACGGCCAGTGGTTCGGTGAAGCCGAGTGCGGCGTGGACATGCAGTTCAACTTCGCGCAACTGGTGGCGCATGCCGCCAAGTCGCGTCCGTTGACGGCCGGCACCATTGTTGGCTCGGGCACCATCGCCAACGAAGACACCAGCAAGGGCGCCTCGTGCCTGGCCGAACAGCGCACGGTAGAAACCCTGCGTGACGGCAAGCCGTCCACGCCGTTCCTGTCGTTTGGCAATAGCTTGCGCATCGACGTGACCGATACGTCGGGCGTGTCCATCTTCGGCGCCATCGAGCAGACCATCGCGCCGCTCAAGAAGTAA
- a CDS encoding S1/P1 nuclease — protein MPFPRRTVAAALICFALAPAAHAWGQLGHSVVADLAQRHLSPAAEAEVERLLAPDHTKSLADIASWPDEIRNDPTKDALWKQTNGLHYINFISGDCNYTPPRDCKGDRCVVAGIDLYVQILGDKSQPDAARLEALKFVVHFIGDEHQPLHAGSRDDKGGNEYQVQFNDKGTNLHSVWDSGMLKTSGLDYKAYADKLESEGTVTLPQPIPPYDNAYAQWAEESCAISRDIYPNGHKIDQAYVDKELPVAELRLREAGRRLAEVLNLTLSH, from the coding sequence ATGCCATTCCCGCGCCGAACCGTTGCCGCCGCTCTCATCTGTTTCGCCTTGGCGCCCGCCGCGCACGCATGGGGCCAGCTTGGCCACAGCGTCGTGGCCGACTTGGCGCAGCGCCACTTGAGCCCGGCGGCGGAAGCGGAAGTGGAGCGCCTGCTCGCGCCGGATCACACCAAGTCCCTGGCCGATATCGCCAGCTGGCCGGACGAGATCCGCAACGATCCCACCAAGGACGCGCTGTGGAAGCAGACCAACGGCCTGCACTACATCAATTTCATTTCGGGTGACTGCAACTACACGCCGCCGCGTGACTGCAAAGGCGATCGTTGCGTGGTTGCCGGGATCGATCTTTACGTGCAGATCCTGGGCGACAAGAGCCAACCGGACGCGGCGCGTCTGGAGGCGTTGAAGTTCGTCGTTCACTTCATCGGCGACGAACACCAGCCACTGCACGCGGGCTCGCGTGACGACAAGGGCGGCAACGAGTACCAGGTGCAGTTCAACGACAAGGGCACCAACCTGCATAGCGTGTGGGACTCGGGCATGCTCAAGACCAGCGGCCTCGACTACAAGGCGTACGCGGACAAGCTGGAGAGCGAAGGCACGGTGACCTTGCCGCAGCCGATCCCGCCCTACGACAACGCCTATGCACAGTGGGCCGAAGAGTCGTGCGCGATCTCGCGCGACATCTATCCCAACGGTCACAAGATCGATCAGGCCTATGTGGATAAGGAACTGCCGGTGGCTGAGTTGCGCCTGCGCGAAGCGGGTCGCCGGTTGGCCGAAGTGCTCAATCTGACGCTCTCGCACTGA
- the azu gene encoding azurin produces the protein MIRQVLALALLGLSATPLWAADCTATIDGNDAMQYDLKSITVPKTCKQFTVTLKHTGKLPKASMGHNWVLGTAADEPGIIADGMKAGADQNYIKPGDTRVIAHTKLIGGGESDSATFLVSELKAGESYAYFCTFPGHAALMKGTLTLAP, from the coding sequence ATGATTCGCCAAGTCCTGGCCCTCGCCCTACTCGGCCTTTCCGCCACACCCCTGTGGGCCGCCGATTGCACTGCCACCATCGACGGCAACGATGCCATGCAGTACGACCTGAAGAGCATCACCGTGCCCAAGACCTGCAAGCAGTTCACCGTGACGCTCAAGCACACGGGCAAGCTGCCCAAGGCGTCGATGGGCCACAACTGGGTGCTGGGCACAGCGGCCGATGAGCCGGGCATCATTGCCGACGGCATGAAGGCCGGCGCAGACCAGAACTACATCAAGCCCGGCGACACACGCGTTATCGCCCACACCAAGCTGATCGGCGGCGGCGAGTCCGACAGCGCCACCTTCCTGGTATCCGAGCTCAAAGCGGGCGAAAGCTATGCTTACTTCTGCACCTTCCCGGGCCATGCCGCCCTGATGAAGGGCACGTTGACGCTTGCCCCGTAA
- the tpx gene encoding thiol peroxidase → MSQVTLKGNPVQVDGHFPAKGDAAPAFSLVGKDLADVTLASFDGKRKVLNIFPSVDTPTCATSVRRFNEKASELDNAVVLCISADLPFAQARFCGAEGLSNVVTLSTLRGHDFLKNYGVAIASGPLAGLAARAVVVLDGQNNVVHSEMVGEIAHEPNYDAALTALG, encoded by the coding sequence ATGTCCCAAGTCACGCTGAAAGGCAATCCGGTCCAGGTCGACGGTCATTTCCCCGCCAAGGGTGATGCAGCGCCTGCGTTCTCGCTGGTCGGCAAGGATCTGGCCGACGTGACGCTCGCCAGCTTTGATGGCAAGCGCAAGGTGCTGAACATTTTCCCCAGCGTCGACACGCCGACGTGCGCCACGTCCGTGCGCCGCTTCAACGAGAAGGCGAGTGAGCTCGACAACGCTGTGGTGCTGTGCATCTCCGCTGACCTGCCGTTCGCGCAGGCACGCTTCTGCGGTGCGGAAGGATTGAGCAACGTCGTCACGCTCTCGACACTGCGTGGCCATGACTTCCTCAAGAACTACGGTGTGGCGATCGCATCCGGTCCGCTGGCTGGCCTCGCGGCGCGTGCCGTAGTCGTGCTGGATGGCCAGAACAATGTCGTGCACAGCGAAATGGTCGGCGAGATTGCTCACGAGCCGAACTACGATGCGGCGCTGACGGCGCTCGGTTAA
- a CDS encoding alginate export family protein, whose product MKCASSFQTYFVAFALLGLSDAALAQSSESSDTGVQLEWNARLRHEQVDSAAYSPHAYADTLRLRLGIRSQIGYGWSYFVEGVGTASAGNHYNSGANGQTQYPSITDPKGAALNQAWLAWQVDTASAKVGRQEMTLDNQRWIGTAPWRQFEQTFDAVALQWKPAANWILQL is encoded by the coding sequence GTGAAGTGTGCATCGTCTTTTCAAACGTATTTCGTTGCGTTTGCCTTGCTTGGGTTGTCCGATGCGGCCCTTGCGCAGTCGTCGGAATCATCGGATACCGGCGTGCAGTTGGAATGGAATGCGCGATTGCGCCATGAGCAGGTGGACAGTGCCGCGTACTCGCCGCACGCCTATGCCGATACGCTGCGTCTTCGGCTGGGCATACGCAGCCAGATAGGTTACGGCTGGAGCTATTTCGTTGAAGGTGTCGGCACGGCGAGTGCCGGCAATCACTACAACAGTGGGGCGAACGGGCAAACGCAGTACCCCTCCATCACCGATCCCAAGGGGGCTGCTCTCAATCAGGCATGGCTTGCCTGGCAGGTAGACACGGCGAGCGCCAAGGTCGGGCGACAGGAAATGACGCTGGACAACCAGCGCTGGATCGGTACCGCACCATGGCGTCAGTTCGAGCAGACCTTCGATGCGGTGGCCCTGCAATGGAAGCCCGCCGCGAACTGGATCCTTCAGCTATGA
- the gap gene encoding type I glyceraldehyde-3-phosphate dehydrogenase gives MAIKVAINGYGRIGRNILRALYEAGRTNEIQIVAINDLGNAETNAHLTQYDTAHGKFPGTVSVEGGDLIVNGDRIKVCAERDPSKLPWDALGVDVVLECTGLFTSKAKASAHIAAGAKKVIISAPGDKDVDGTFVIGVNDDKLTSKLEVISNASCTTNCLAPLAKVLHEKIGIQRGLMTTIHAYTNDQVLTDVYHSDLRRARSATHSQIPTKTGAAAAVGLVLPELNGKLDGFAMRVPTINVSVVDLVFDAARPTTKEEVDQVISEAANGPLKGILAVNTQPLVSIDFNHNPASSTYDATQTRVMEGTLVKVLSWYDNEWGFSNRMLDMTIALMAAK, from the coding sequence ATGGCAATTAAGGTCGCCATCAACGGTTACGGTCGCATTGGCCGCAACATTCTGCGCGCGCTGTACGAAGCCGGTCGCACCAACGAGATCCAAATCGTTGCGATCAATGACCTCGGCAATGCCGAGACCAATGCGCACCTGACCCAGTACGACACCGCGCACGGCAAGTTCCCGGGCACTGTGTCCGTGGAAGGCGGCGACCTGATCGTCAACGGCGACCGCATCAAGGTCTGCGCCGAGCGTGACCCCTCCAAGCTGCCGTGGGACGCCCTGGGCGTCGACGTGGTGCTGGAGTGCACCGGTCTGTTCACCTCCAAGGCTAAGGCCAGCGCGCATATCGCTGCCGGCGCCAAGAAGGTGATCATCTCCGCCCCTGGCGATAAGGACGTGGACGGCACCTTCGTCATCGGCGTGAACGACGACAAGCTCACCTCCAAGCTGGAAGTGATCTCCAACGCGTCGTGCACCACCAACTGCCTTGCTCCGCTGGCCAAGGTGCTGCACGAGAAGATCGGCATCCAGCGCGGCCTGATGACGACCATCCACGCCTATACCAACGACCAGGTGCTGACGGACGTCTATCACTCCGACCTGCGCCGCGCCCGTTCGGCCACGCACTCGCAGATCCCGACCAAGACCGGCGCTGCCGCTGCGGTCGGCCTGGTGCTGCCGGAACTCAACGGCAAGCTGGACGGTTTCGCCATGCGCGTGCCGACCATCAACGTGTCGGTCGTGGACCTTGTGTTCGACGCCGCCCGTCCGACCACCAAGGAAGAGGTTGACCAAGTCATCAGCGAAGCCGCCAACGGTCCGCTGAAGGGCATCCTGGCCGTCAACACTCAGCCGCTGGTGTCGATCGACTTCAACCACAACCCGGCTTCGTCCACCTATGACGCCACGCAGACGCGCGTCATGGAAGGCACCCTTGTGAAGGTGCTGTCGTGGTACGACAACGAGTGGGGCTTCTCCAACCGCATGCTCGATATGACCATCGCGCTGATGGCTGCCAAGTAA
- a CDS encoding DUF5362 domain-containing protein: protein MSDSYSSLGNAPSNHSIQDLIQPLASGKGWMKFLGIVFIIGGALYAITIVGIIIAWLPIWIGVLLLQSAGALERAQVSGDVAAMKEALTKLRSFFVIQGVMMIVGIALWVLALIFYGAVFAAMLHNGGSWR, encoded by the coding sequence ATGTCCGACTCGTATTCCTCGCTGGGCAATGCCCCTTCCAATCACTCTATCCAGGATCTGATCCAGCCCCTCGCTTCCGGCAAAGGTTGGATGAAGTTCCTGGGCATCGTGTTCATCATCGGCGGTGCCCTCTACGCCATCACCATCGTCGGCATCATCATCGCGTGGCTGCCGATCTGGATCGGCGTGCTGCTTCTGCAGTCCGCCGGCGCCCTTGAACGCGCCCAGGTCAGCGGTGACGTCGCCGCCATGAAGGAAGCCTTGACCAAGCTGCGCAGCTTCTTCGTGATCCAGGGCGTGATGATGATCGTCGGCATCGCCTTGTGGGTCCTGGCGTTGATCTTCTATGGCGCCGTGTTCGCCGCCATGCTGCACAACGGCGGGTCCTGGCGCTAA
- the hmgA gene encoding homogentisate 1,2-dioxygenase → MSASKQQYQSGFANEFATEALPGVLPEGQNSPQQAAHGLYAEQISGSAFTAPRHSNRRSWLYRIRPAAMHHPFEAMPDGRFHNRFNEVPANPNQLRWSPFPLPAEPTDFIDGMFTVAGNGSAADQTGVGIHVYTANRSMKGRFFYNADGELLIVPQHGRLKLVTEMGVIELEPLEIAVIPRGVRFRVELLDDTARGYVAENFGALLRLPDLGPIGSNGLANPRDFLTPVAAYEDVEGKFELIAKFGGNLWRAGIDHSPLDVVGWHGNYAPYKYDLRRFNTIGSISFDHPDPSIFLVLHSPSDTDGVSNMDFVIFPPRWLVAQHTFRPPWFHRNIASEFMGLITGAYDAKAEGFSPGGASLHNCMSGHGPDAATYEKASTRDLSQPDVITGTMAFMFETRRVIQPTKQALASPELQGNYYECWQGIHKHFTGK, encoded by the coding sequence ATGTCAGCCAGCAAACAGCAGTATCAGTCAGGTTTCGCCAACGAATTCGCCACCGAGGCCCTGCCCGGGGTGCTGCCCGAAGGGCAGAACTCGCCGCAGCAGGCGGCCCATGGGCTCTACGCCGAGCAGATCTCCGGCTCGGCCTTCACCGCGCCGCGCCACAGCAACCGGCGCAGCTGGCTGTACCGCATCCGCCCGGCGGCCATGCACCACCCATTCGAGGCGATGCCGGACGGCCGCTTCCACAACCGCTTCAACGAGGTTCCGGCCAACCCGAACCAGTTGCGCTGGAGCCCGTTCCCGCTGCCCGCCGAACCCACCGACTTCATCGACGGTATGTTCACCGTGGCCGGCAATGGCAGCGCGGCGGACCAGACCGGCGTAGGCATCCACGTTTACACCGCCAACCGCTCGATGAAGGGCCGCTTCTTCTACAACGCCGACGGCGAGCTGCTGATCGTGCCCCAGCACGGGCGCCTGAAGCTGGTCACCGAGATGGGCGTCATCGAGCTGGAGCCGCTGGAAATCGCCGTGATCCCGCGTGGCGTGCGCTTCCGCGTGGAGCTGCTCGACGACACCGCGCGCGGCTATGTCGCGGAGAACTTCGGTGCGCTGCTGCGTCTGCCTGACCTTGGCCCCATTGGCAGCAACGGTCTGGCGAACCCGCGTGACTTCCTCACGCCGGTGGCCGCCTACGAGGATGTCGAAGGTAAGTTCGAGTTGATCGCCAAGTTTGGTGGCAACCTGTGGCGCGCAGGCATCGACCACTCGCCGCTGGATGTAGTGGGCTGGCATGGCAACTATGCGCCGTACAAGTACGACCTGCGCCGCTTCAACACCATCGGCTCGATCAGCTTCGATCACCCGGATCCGAGCATCTTCCTTGTGCTGCATTCGCCGAGTGATACGGACGGCGTGAGCAACATGGATTTCGTGATCTTCCCGCCGCGCTGGCTGGTGGCACAGCATACGTTCCGCCCGCCGTGGTTCCACCGCAATATCGCGAGCGAGTTCATGGGGCTGATCACCGGCGCGTATGACGCCAAGGCCGAGGGCTTCTCGCCGGGCGGCGCCTCGCTGCACAACTGCATGAGCGGCCACGGCCCGGATGCGGCGACTTACGAGAAAGCGTCCACGCGCGACCTTTCGCAGCCGGACGTCATTACCGGCACGATGGCCTTCATGTTCGAAACCCGCCGCGTGATCCAGCCGACCAAGCAGGCACTGGCCTCGCCGGAGCTGCAGGGTAACTACTACGAGTGCTGGCAGGGCATCCACAAGCATTTCACGGGCAAGTAA
- a CDS encoding OsmC family protein, whose product MSETEQSFGITLEQVSDYEFRVRFDDTPIPDLITDETAPLGGNAGPNPSRMMATAVANCLAASLLFALRKYKNAPGTMGAKAKLTLTRNEQGRLRITHIGVDLQLADKAEVYEHLDRVLAQFEDFCIVTQSVRQGIKVDVSVHDGDGKQLSIPGEG is encoded by the coding sequence ATGAGCGAGACAGAACAGAGCTTTGGCATCACCCTCGAGCAGGTGTCGGATTACGAGTTCCGCGTGCGCTTCGACGACACCCCGATTCCCGACCTCATCACGGACGAAACCGCGCCACTGGGTGGCAACGCGGGGCCCAACCCCTCGCGGATGATGGCCACGGCCGTGGCCAACTGCCTGGCCGCTAGCCTGTTGTTCGCGCTGCGCAAGTACAAGAACGCGCCCGGCACCATGGGCGCAAAGGCCAAGCTCACCCTGACGCGTAATGAGCAGGGCCGTTTGCGCATCACCCATATCGGTGTGGACCTGCAACTGGCCGACAAGGCAGAGGTGTACGAGCATCTCGATCGCGTGCTAGCCCAGTTCGAAGACTTCTGCATCGTCACGCAGAGCGTGCGGCAGGGCATCAAGGTGGATGTGAGCGTGCACGATGGGGACGGCAAGCAGCTTTCGATCCCAGGCGAAGGCTGA